In the genome of Candidatus Cloacimonadota bacterium, the window GTTAAATAGATACATTTGAAATCCTGAAGAATTGAATATTAATAACCATAGATGGAATCTATGGAACATAAAAAAAACTCACCCCCAGCCCCCTCTCTTTAAGGAAAGAGAGGGGAGTAATAAATCCGGCAATTGCCGGATTGAATGTAAAAGACTAAAGATTGAATCCCCTTTATTATTCAACTCTTTCAGAGTTTTCCTCAATACTCAACAGCAGCTCCACCCTTTTCCTGATCTTCTCATTATCGGGAAATTTTGCTAAAACTTTTCTATAATAATACAAAGAATTTGTCTTATCTCTATTCAGATAATAAATATAACCGATCAATTCATACGCATCATATAATTGTTCATTCGGAGTTATCCTCAAAAATAAGGGAATCGATTTTAATAGATTCCTCACCTGTGCAGGTTCTCTTTTTTCAGTTATCAGAAGTATCCTGATCAAATTCGGAATGTAATGATAGGGCAGGCTTTGTAAGGTTAGATAATTGTATTTTTTTAATTCCCGATAACTTTTTTCAGATCTATTATTCGAATAATATGAATATAAAATCCTGGAATTCACGAACAAAGTTCTATTTTGAAATTGCCATTGATCTACCGCTTTTTTCGAGTATTCGGAAGCAGTAGAAAAGAGATTGGAATTTTCCATAAATAAAGCCTTTTTCAGGTAAACACCGGATAGATATCTTGCCCTTGAAATATAAACAGAAATTAATAAAAGTATGATCAAAACAGGAATTGAATAAGATCGATTTGCCTTGAACCTGATCTTAAATCGATTATCGGGAAAATGCTCTCGATATTTGGCATAAATTGTTCCCAATAAAAAAGCGGTATAAAAAAGATAAGTCGGATGATGAAAGGGATAATTGAAAAAAGAATCTATGATCAAACCTGTAATTCCGGTTAATGATGCCAGATAAAATATCATGTTTTTATCATTCAGATGCAGTAATTTTATCAGAAAGAAATAAATTAAAAGAAAAATCATCAAGATCAGGATAAAGCCCACAATTCCGGTTTCAATAATGAATTGCAGAGAATCGTTATGTGTTCCGCCAAGAAAGAATCTGGGCATGAACCACTGATCATCGATCTTGCTCTTATGATAAAACGGATATACAGCATCGAAACTTCCGAGACCGATACCTGAAAGCGGATGGTCTTTGACGATCTCAAAACTGTTCTGCCATTTGGAAAGCCTGATCGCTACAGGTTTGTTAAATGCTTTTGTTTCGTGAGCAGTTAATTTTTCCTTTCCCTGAAAGAAATCGAGTGTGGATTTGAGCGAAAGATTTTCATCTTGAGGTGCAGGTAAATATGTTCTGATATGAACGATCAGAAATGTAAGGAGAATTCCCGGAATAAGGAAAAACAGGCTCGATCTGTGGAATTTCCTGAAAGAATTTTTTCTAATATCCTTGAAAAATAGTATAATTCCAACAAAAAAAACAAATGATAAAAAAACTCCCATCCAGGAACTTTTTGTGGTGGAAGCGATCAGGTAGGATAAAGTAATCGCAAAACAGAAGGTTTGGATCAGTCTCTTTTTTTTGGAATTGGAAAATAATATGCTGAAAAAAATAAAGGGAAAGAACAGCACTACTAAAGGAGTTGCCAGATTTTTATTCACAAAAGTCGATGCCGGAGAAGATACTTGAGCAAAGAGATCACTCAAAATTCCATAATACTGAAATAATCCCAATAACGAAACTGAAGATATAATGATGACGAAAATTCTGATAATATTCCGGAGATTCACTTTCTTCCCATAAAAAGAGAAGAAAACCAGCAGTATGATGAATGAGAGCAGGTTAATAAATTCATCGATAGAGTTCGCTTTGTCGATAGCGATCACTGTTGTGAACAGTAACCAGATAAAAAGTATTAAAATAAGTAAATGAAAAAATGAGAATTCGAAAATTATTGATTTTTTCTTTTTACGAAGAAATATCAGCAAAGATAAAGGCAAAATTACAGCAGTGAGATTTAACAAAATCCATCTTGGTCCATCTGAAGGATTTGCCATGTTCTTGCAAAAGAGGAAGGAGAAAAGGAAGAATAGAATATAAATTAGGAGATTTAGATAATTTAGATTACTTTTTTCCATTGATTAGAAATTTGCCAAATTTCATCACGAAAGCCTTCGGGAGGCAAATTTTCAGAACTGTTATTTCTCAAAAAGCTTGGTTATTCCTTTTGCGAGAAGTAATCCAAAAAGGATACTGGGAAACATTTCCGGTTTACTGCTGATCACAAATTCATGCACAAATCCCAAAATTCCTATTCCGATTATGGGAACTGCATCTAAAATTTTTCTGGAAGCCATTTCTTCTCCTTTTATTACCCGCGAAACACACGAAAAAATACGAAAATAACCTTGAAAAAGTTTAAAAGTAAAAATCTTCCTGCAAAACTTTTTCAATGGTTTTCAATACTACATCACTACCTCTTCTTGTTAACTTCATTTCAATCAATCCAACCGTTGAAAAGGTCAAGTGAAAGAATCCACTAGCAGAGACCGTTTTCAAGGTTTTGTCTCCCAACACGACCGGACAAAATCTCTAACAGCTTGCTGATGGCAAGTTTTATTTTCCAAGCCAAATTAATTTCTCACAGAATACAATTCTGTGCTACTGCATCAGGATCATCTTTTTAATGGAAACAGATTTGCTTGTATTCAGTTTATAAAAATATACTCCGGAGGAAACATTCTTTCCGGTTCTGTCCTTTCCATTCCATGTTATTAAATGAAAACCTGCATCAACTACATTATCAATAAGCTTATTGATCAATTGTCCTTTGGCATTATAAATACTGACCTGAACTTTCTCCTGCTGATCAATAAAGTAGCTGATCTTTGTCTCGCAAATGAATGGATTTGGATAATTCCCGATCAAAATGGAATTATCAGGAATGGAATATTGATCTTCGATTATTGATGTCTCTGAATTTGAAGTTCCGGGAGACGGCTCGGCAAAGTATGACCATTCTTCAAATCCATCTGATGTTCTGCCAAAAGAAACATCCGGCTGTTGTTCCGCAAAACAGATACTATCTATCAAAGTAATCGTATCATGGTCATACAAAAGAATGTATTCACCATCAGCACTCAATTTGAAATTCGTATGCAGCTCGCCCTGTTCCGTATCATCATCAGCCCAGATGAGAAGATGTCCGTCAGCAGGAATAGAAATAGCGGGAAATTCCCATTTATCGGGTTCTTCCGGATCATCGGTCAGATACATCCCGGTTAGGTCAAGATCATAATCGTTTCCATTATATAATTCCAACCAATCATCAAACTCTTCATATTCATCAGCGATACACGATTCATTGGAAGCCATAAATTCATTGATGAACAATTCTTCGATAGTAATATAATAATTAGGATTCAAAGGAGTTGTCTCCGGGAAAAACTGCCAGTTCTTTCCGCCATCGGGCAGCCTGCCGAACGAAACATCCGTTTGCTGCTGATCATAAACATATTTATCAGCAGGAATAACTCCATCCAGGCAATATAAACCGATAGTTTCACCATCCGTATCCAAGCAGAAGTTAGTATGTTTATTTCCCTGTTCAGGATTATTATCAGCCCAGAATAGCTCATATCCATTGCCCGGGATCACGATATTGTTCAGTTTCCATTTATCAGGAATGGAAGGATCATCAGAAAGGAAAAATCCATTCAGATTAACCGGAAAATCATTATCATTATAGATCTCTATCCAATCTTCATTTTCATTAAATTCATCCTGAATATCAGTCACATTATTTGCTAGAAATTCATTGATATAAAGTCCTGAAATCCTGTTGGGAATATTAAATTCGAGCAATTGTTCATTAATACTTTCGATCCTGGTTTGCAGAAAAGATTTGATCCCGAAGATATATGAATTTCCATAAGGAATATCTTCCAGAATACTCTGTTCAAATTCCTCGTTTGTGAACATCTTCAAGGTATCGGCATAAACAGCAGGTCTGATCATATTGACCAGACTATCGATACGGGAGAATAACAGCTCTTCCTGGAAAACATTATCCATCAGGTATTGATAATCACTCAAATAGATCTGGCGATACTCTTCAACCTGGAACATACGATTCACCAGAGGTCTTTCCAAAGGCATGGCAGATTCCCAGAACACAGGCAGATATGGTAATTGAGATTGCGGATAAAGAAAAGGTTTATATGTTCCCAATGCAAAATTAAAATCCCAGGGAATATGAACGAACTTGCCTGTATCTTCGCGGTGATAAATATAATAATTATGACCTTTATCGATGTAACTGTCCAAATTCACAAAGAAATTATTGATAGCTGAGAAAAACAGGAAATTCCGAATATGGAAAATCCTTTCTAATTCTGTGGGAAATACTTCGAGAGGAGTGTTGTTAATTTTATCGATTAGATAAACAAGGTCGGACCAGTCCGGTTCTTCCTCGTTAGTTTTCAGACAATACCTGTCAAAATAAGCATTTTCATTATCTCCATACCAGACAAGGTCACCTTCAGGATCTCCCTTGAATAGATTTCCGCCCTCATTATTACCAAAATTCTTATCGATGAATTTCATATTGACCTGTTCAACATTATTATATAAACCCCAATAAATACCGTTAAGATAAACTTTCACAAAACTTGTACGGGGACCAGGTATAAATTCGTTGATATGATCGCAGAGCAACTTTTCTCTTAAGAAACTCGGATCCTTAAAAGCATTTTTCAAATTAAGTTTATTAACTCCATAAAAATCCTGATCTTCCGTAAAAGCATCAAATTTGACCTTCATGGATTTCTTCTGGGAAGGATAACTCATGGAAGTATTACCTGTCAGCTTGACTCCAACCATCTCGCAAATCTCACCATTGAATTCGAGATCAGCTTTCAGGTATGCTCCCGAACCATTATTATAATTCTGTTCAAGCGTATCCCAGAAATTATCGTGTTCGAATGTAAAGTGGAATTCCAGAACCTGGGTGTCATCAAAAAGAACATCGGAATCATGAGCAGCATTGATCGTAAAAAAGAAACTTGTTAAAATTAATATTAAAATCACTCTAATGATCACTCTAAAATTTGTGATATTTATCATTTTTCCCCCTCAACCTCAGTCGTTATAAATGCAATGTTCATACCATTATTCCCCCGGAAAAGACAGGATTAAAGGATTCATAAGTATCTTTATGACCGCATCTTATTAAGTTTGACCTTTGCTTTGTAATTCCGCTGAATAATTTACTCATTAATATTGGGACAGAAAAGGGACAGAAAACCAGATAATGACTCAGTAAAACAAGATGCAGAGTTGGGGCATATCGTCATACGCACTTGCAAGTTGTGGATTGAGTAATTCTCCTAAATCGCTTTTATTTCCCTCCGGTAGCTGCCGGAGGGATTATGAGGATTTTTTGAGATTTAAGGGAGAGGAAAAAATCGTAGCTTGGATTTAACTCCAACGGAGTTCAATATTAATAACCGGAGGTGTGAACATCAGGAACATGATCACAGATAAGATACAACTCCGCAGGAGTTGAATAAAAATTGATTTAGGGTAGTTGTTCAATCCGGCAGCTGCCGGATTGAGATCAAGAAATATTCCTTTCCCGTAGATTTCATCTATGGCTATTAACATTAAATCCTTTCAGGATTTGAAGAGGAACAGAAAAGAAACTCCGAAGGAGTTGAATATTAATA includes:
- a CDS encoding T9SS type A sorting domain-containing protein; translation: MINITNFRVIIRVILILILTSFFFTINAAHDSDVLFDDTQVLEFHFTFEHDNFWDTLEQNYNNGSGAYLKADLEFNGEICEMVGVKLTGNTSMSYPSQKKSMKVKFDAFTEDQDFYGVNKLNLKNAFKDPSFLREKLLCDHINEFIPGPRTSFVKVYLNGIYWGLYNNVEQVNMKFIDKNFGNNEGGNLFKGDPEGDLVWYGDNENAYFDRYCLKTNEEEPDWSDLVYLIDKINNTPLEVFPTELERIFHIRNFLFFSAINNFFVNLDSYIDKGHNYYIYHREDTGKFVHIPWDFNFALGTYKPFLYPQSQLPYLPVFWESAMPLERPLVNRMFQVEEYRQIYLSDYQYLMDNVFQEELLFSRIDSLVNMIRPAVYADTLKMFTNEEFEQSILEDIPYGNSYIFGIKSFLQTRIESINEQLLEFNIPNRISGLYINEFLANNVTDIQDEFNENEDWIEIYNDNDFPVNLNGFFLSDDPSIPDKWKLNNIVIPGNGYELFWADNNPEQGNKHTNFCLDTDGETIGLYCLDGVIPADKYVYDQQQTDVSFGRLPDGGKNWQFFPETTPLNPNYYITIEELFINEFMASNESCIADEYEEFDDWLELYNGNDYDLDLTGMYLTDDPEEPDKWEFPAISIPADGHLLIWADDDTEQGELHTNFKLSADGEYILLYDHDTITLIDSICFAEQQPDVSFGRTSDGFEEWSYFAEPSPGTSNSETSIIEDQYSIPDNSILIGNYPNPFICETKISYFIDQQEKVQVSIYNAKGQLINKLIDNVVDAGFHLITWNGKDRTGKNVSSGVYFYKLNTSKSVSIKKMILMQ
- a CDS encoding O-antigen ligase domain-containing protein, which translates into the protein MEKSNLNYLNLLIYILFFLFSFLFCKNMANPSDGPRWILLNLTAVILPLSLLIFLRKKKKSIIFEFSFFHLLILILFIWLLFTTVIAIDKANSIDEFINLLSFIILLVFFSFYGKKVNLRNIIRIFVIIISSVSLLGLFQYYGILSDLFAQVSSPASTFVNKNLATPLVVLFFPFIFFSILFSNSKKKRLIQTFCFAITLSYLIASTTKSSWMGVFLSFVFFVGIILFFKDIRKNSFRKFHRSSLFFLIPGILLTFLIVHIRTYLPAPQDENLSLKSTLDFFQGKEKLTAHETKAFNKPVAIRLSKWQNSFEIVKDHPLSGIGLGSFDAVYPFYHKSKIDDQWFMPRFFLGGTHNDSLQFIIETGIVGFILILMIFLLIYFFLIKLLHLNDKNMIFYLASLTGITGLIIDSFFNYPFHHPTYLFYTAFLLGTIYAKYREHFPDNRFKIRFKANRSYSIPVLIILLLISVYISRARYLSGVYLKKALFMENSNLFSTASEYSKKAVDQWQFQNRTLFVNSRILYSYYSNNRSEKSYRELKKYNYLTLQSLPYHYIPNLIRILLITEKREPAQVRNLLKSIPLFLRITPNEQLYDAYELIGYIYYLNRDKTNSLYYYRKVLAKFPDNEKIRKRVELLLSIEENSERVE